atagatgaagaagaagtataaggataacattgctcgtgtataaaagttaagatttTATATGACTAGCAGCATCCTAATATAAACAATCCTAACATACGAGCAGTTTggaaaaatagattaaaaagtgGAAGTGAGAACAACTTTTCGACTCCAGAaaaaggcgggaaaaacccagttttttccaaaagcataaaaatcgaatcttTACTTCAATTTTAGGCCCTAAAATAGTATTCCTACTTCCCAAATCGATTTCTAAGCCTCGCCTAATATTTTTTACTACTTAAaactcctatcctatcatgttTCTGCAAACGAACACGATTACCCTaaaaaatttctcaagaacattcaaacTCACACCAGAAAACTCGTGGAATTCATTTTAGATTGTATAACAGAGACAAGGGGTTCAAGAACTTACTAGGGTTACAGATTGCAAAGGAGTCACGGACATTGTTGCTCGGGGCTAGTCAAACACGTCTCGAATCGCCGAAGGTTTCTAGGCTTCTCTTGAGAGtttttcttctgagttcttgaggagagaTAAGGACTTGGTAAAAAATGAAAagtggaaaaatgactttttatactgatcgtggcgcagttaaagaggtaatgatgggggtaagTTTTTGATGCATGGGAAATCGTGTTAGCCAtcgaaatatttttgggaaactgtaacggtcatgattgcttactttttcaaaaaggtgctaacagatgtgacaggtcagacggAAAGCTGGTCgactaagtttattatatgctgatcgcagtaaaataaacttggctGGCAAATGTTTACTAAAAAAAGATTTGCATAATGACGTGGCAAACTTAATGTgcacgtgggatacacgtgactgtttaagtgagtacgttctgttcgaccatcgaccagaggagaattcacTCGACAGAAGGCATATTTTATGGGTGACCAGTGTGGTCGCAGTATTTCAGATATCTTCTATAGATATATAATATctaatttatgtaataattgtgatttccattattatttagatacacttgtattaagtgtaattaaggtCCATCAGCACAtgaagaactccttgagcctataaataagattcaaagggctcaagagagaggATGATTTTTGGGACTCGGAGACTCTTGATCTTGAGAGACTGAgggagaattatagtgtttttatccactaaACTTGTATTCATCTCTAAgtttgtgaaactcgtgaacccaaGTTCATTGATCACGAGTTTTTggagttctacattaataagaacactaagttgacgtaggtcattactatttttggggctgaaccactccAAATCTTTTTTTCATTGTATCTTTTTGGTTTGAATTCATCATATTATTGTCGTTCTATCTAACTCATGTCGTTGCACTTTTCTTTATTGTTATCTCTTTGTTTTCCTGTATTTAGTGGAATTCCTAGGATTTCTATCCTTTTATCTTCTATCTTTTAGTATGCCAACCACCTGCTGTGTATATATATTAGGTTGTAATCATCTTTTTTcttaagaaaataagaaaatttagtattcttctcttcattttcttcAGCAAGGATACCAATTCTTCTAATGCAAAAAAATCTAAACTGATAGGGGAAGTGGCCTCTGTGGCCAAAGACTTGTTCGAAGCCAACATCACGTATAAGCCAAATTTTGGCGTGGGCGAGGAGGCAGCCCCAAGCATGCCCCCACCGTCCTCATGAGGTGCTTGGCGTGGAACTGCCTAGGGTTGGCTAGGCCCCAGACAGAGACGGAGGTTAAAGCTTTGTTAAAAGGGATTGTCCCTCAAATTTTTTTCTAAATGGAAACCCAAGTGAGTGGTGGTGTCATGGAAAAGAAAGCTAGAAGCCTGGGTTTTATTAATTTTGTCGATGTTCCTGCCTCTGGGTTAGCGGGAGGTCTCTGTTTTTGTTGAAAGGAAGAATACAAAGTGGAAGTTGACCAGATAGATAGCGAGGTCAGACAATTGCTCATTCATGGGGAAAATCGTCTAGAGAAATGTCCTTATGCAACTCCGTATTTAGCCGCAAGGAGGTGTTTTGGGAGAGACTATACGACCGTATTAGCCACTATGATTTCCCTTGGATTCTGATGGGTGACCTCAATGAGACTATCAACAATTTCGATTGTATGTCTCTCAATGCTCCCCAAGGCAATCATGGGAAGTTTCTCAGGAAATTTTTGGATAGGTCTGGAGGAGTTGAGATAAAGAACCAAAGAGGCTGGTTTACTTGGAGCAATAACAGAGGATGTCAAGATCATGTTAAACGTCGATTGGATCTTGTTGTTTGCTCCTGTTTCCTAACGCGAGTATTCAAACTCTTTTGATAGTGTCTTCGGACCACGCCCCGATTCTGCTTGATACTTCCTTTTTTGTTGAACGAGGTAAAACCCCCCTTTGGTTCTTCAATGTCTGGACTGAGCATTCAGAATTTCTGGCTATAGTTTCTGGAGCGTGGAATTTGAAGGTGGAGGGCCACAAAAGCTTTTCGTTGGTTCACAAAATCAAGAAATCTTAGGAAGCCTTGAAAATATGGAGCAAAGAGAGATTTGATGGTACTGGTTCCAAGCTTAGACATCTAGAGAAAAAACTTCTAAAGTTACAGAAGGGGAATATTTCTCAGGATGTTATTTTAGCTGAGGCTGGTATGCGCACAAAAATAGTTAATATGCAAGCTCATAATGAAAAGATTTGGAGACAAAAGTCCAAGGAAAACTGGCTGAAGTTTGGAGATCGGAACTCTAAGTTCTTCCATGCTTCGACGATTGtccggaggaaaagaaacttgaTTTGGATCATCAATAGGGGGTCAGAAAAGTGGATCTCTTCGAGGGAGGAAATTGGAAGGTACTTCAATGAACACTTTCAGAATCTGTTCACATCCACCTCTCCTTCCATTTCAAAGGAATTGGATGATTTGTTTGTTGACAAGGTCAGTTGGGAAGAAAATGTTCTTCTGACGGAGGTCCCCTCACCAGAAATCATTAAATAAGTTGTTTAGAGTTTGAATGGAAAAAGTACTCCTAGCCCTGATGATATGACAGGTGCTTTTTTCAAACACAATTGGAAAGTGGTTGGTTCCCCAATTATTGGTTTTGAGCAAGGGGCGTTTCAGACAGGCGGATACGTTAGAAGCCTTAAtcactattttatttatttgataccAAAGATTGCCGCTGCCTCCATTTTTGACTATTATAGACCCATCGGTCTATGTAATTTTGCTTACAAAGTGCTAGCTAAGGTCCTCTTAAACAGGTTAAAAGTTATGATGAAAAGACTCATTAGCCCTTTCCAAGCGGCCTTCATTCCTAGAAGATGGATTGCCAATTTGTTCAATACTGGGCCAGGAGGTTATGCATTGtatcaaaagaaagaaaggaagtgGTGGTTTAATGGCCATAAAGATGGATATGAGTAAAGCTTACGATAGGATTGAATGGGGATTTTTGAAGAGAGTTCTTCATGCTAATGGATTTCAGGAACAATTTATCAATCTTATTATGTTTTGTGTTTCATCTGCCTCGTACTCTGTTCTCCTCAATGGATCTTCGCATGAGATTTTCTCCCCTAACAGAGGATTGCGTCAAGGAGATCCGCTTTCTCCCTTTTTGTTTCTTCTGTGCAGTGAAGTCCTTGCTAAACTCCTGATGAAAGCGGAATTGGAAAATCTAATTCACGGGGTCAAGATCTCGGCCGACAACAATGTTGTTTCTCATTTAATGTTTGCAGATGGTAATTTTTTCTTCCGCAGAGCTAATGCTCAAGAGGTGGAAGCTTTCAAAACTATTTTCCTTAAGTATGAAGCTTGGTCGGGACAAAAGATCAACCTGAGCAAGTCGTCGATTTTCTTCTCGTCTAACACGCACCATACCACAAAGTATAGGATTTTGGAGAAAATGGGGATGAAAGAGTTCAACAAGAATGAAAAACACTTGGGAAACCCGGTCATCTTGTCAAGACAGAGAAGTTGAGACTTCGATTTCTTAAAGGATAATCTCAGATTGAGGCTAGAAGGTTGGCGTTCCAAGCTTCTGCCAAGGGCGGGTAGATCGAATCTCATCAAGTCAGTGGCCATGGTAGTTCCTAACCACACTATGATTGTTTATGAATTGCCTAAAAAAGACTTGTCCCCAAATGGACACGATGATAAGGAAATTTTGGTGGGTGggaaataaatacaaaaatagacTTCTCTCTCTCAAACCATGGGATAGCTTGTGTCAACCCAAAGAAAATGGTAGTCTCGGATTCAGGAGATTTGAGGATGCAAACAGGACTTTTTTTTGGCAAAACTATCTTGGAACGTAGTTACGAATCCTTGCAACCTTAGGCCCTAATGTTGTTTGATAGGATATATTTATGATACTTTTAgtattagttttttttaagttttattattattattatcgtatatatttagttttttttttttttttatgtggttGTTGTATTCTTAAAGTTGTCATTTGTTACATGGATATTTgataaatatttcaaaatttatttaaaatatcatctttaatcaagaaaaaaataatataagatatttatttgaattgactGGAGAAGATAAATGAGAgttcaaacttaaattgttggaaaaaatcTGTGATATTTTGAATCAGTGAAAGTTTAGGTATTTTGACCATATATCCCTACTCCCATATTTGATTTACTTGTTCTTTGGAGAGCTTATTCAAAACCCTATAAAAGCATGTTTCATAACCAAAGTCAAATTATGATGTTTAGTTGATTTTATTTTACCTACAAGATTACGCATCCTAGAGTTACAggattttaaattcaaataaagatattttaaaGCGTTATCACGTAACAAGTGGTAACATCTAGAAAATCAttttcacaaccttatcactGTAAAAAGAACACTTTAGATTATTTTAAGGGCCTCTCTTACTTCTTTacctctctttttctcttttttttttctcttacttctttttttattcttttccatgaactaattttcttttatAGGGTTTTAATGTAGTCATTTGATACTCTATTATTAttcaatgcaagttttatgatttcttctTCATACTTGTGATCTTATTCAATTTGTATTTTatgcttgtgaatgcttgataactatttgcatgatttatatgattttgattcaaaatctgaaaagtgaaagtaaaatatgttgtagttgtTTAGACACAAATTTCGATATTGGACGATggtacctgtatggcttgtgtagttcGCTCTATGTTGAAActtatcatagagatgtagaaaatttgcatatATATTGAGATTTATATATCTTAATAAGAATATAAATTGTTTTAGTAAATGAGCTATTTAAATGAGATgaagaataataaaaattatattgatGATATAATAGAGTGTATAAATAATGAAATTAAATGCCTAGTTTTTTCATCTATtcaattatttgttatttttttcttttaatattcaATTCTCATGAAAACTATTAtctatttatcactttattattTGACTCTATTTATCATTTaccaaaaaataattttcacaatTAAATATTGGAGAGGGGAAAACTTTTGGGAGGGTTCGGCGACCAGCTCTTGTTCTCCTCTTTGGAGAACTATTTTGCATACGCGAGTCTCCTGATTAAGAACTGTATCTTCCAAGTTGGGACTGGGGATTCCATATCTATCTGGAGTCAGCCTTGGATTTCTAATTTGGAAAGCTTTACCCTCCGCATGCACAGGGAGCCAGTGGTGATATCTCAAGAAGCATTCTCTTTTAAATGGGTCAGCGAGTTTCTAGAACCTGGTCAGAGAAGGGAACCAAAAATGGAGTTTTTTCAATCAAGAGTGCATACTACATGGATGAACAAGGGAGATTTAATGACAAAATGGAGACATGGAACAGATTGCGGTTATGCAAAACCATTGAGAGACACAAACTTCTTTTGTGGAGGATTGCTAATGATGCTATGAATTGGGAGACAGAGTAGCTTTACCAATGTGAGAAATAACAAGCTTCTTACCATTGCCAACTGCTACAGATTCTTGACCAAAATACGGGACAGCAGAATCAAGATTCTCCATCTTAAAAGCGATATGATTTGTGGCACCCGTATCAGCATACCACCCGACATCATCCCCAAAATCTGAAATAGATTGAGCAACATATGCTTGTGGATCATAGCCAAACGTGTGTTTAGTGAGGTGAGCTTGAGGCTGAGAAGAGTTAGGCTTTGGAGTGACCCAATTCCTATCAAACCTGTAATGACAAGTAACTGCAGTATGACCATACTTCATGCAAACTTGACACAATGGACGATTGAGATTCTGATTATAAGGTCTAGAATAGCCACGACCAGAAGACTTAGGCTGAGTTTCTGCTCCAGAACCTTTGCCAGTAGTATGGAAAGGATGATAAGCACCATTTCTTGAACCAAAGGTCAGATTAGCAGACATTTTGTTAGACAGATCCATCACAGAGTTGTGGCGTTCAAGACGAGTCTCATGCGACATAAGAAGAGCTTGAACTTCTTCAAGAGACAAGTTGTCACTTCGAGATGTAATTCCAGACACCACAGGATCGAACTCAGGGCCAAGACCATTTAGCAGATGCAAGATTAGATCAAAATCGCTAATTGGATGACCAGCAACAGCTAAAGAATCACACAGCATCTTGATCTTGTCAACATAATCGGAAACAGTAAGAGTACCTTTTTGAATCGTGGATAATTGACTCTTGAGCTGCAACAATCGAGCTTTGGACTGGCTAGAGAATTTCTGCTCGAGGGCTGTCCAAACAGAATTGGAGCTAGTATAACTGGAAACAGTTCCAAGAACACCTTCAGTCATCGAGGATCGGAGCCATGAGAGTAGAAGCTGATCTCTACGCTTCCATTGAGTAAACACAGGGTTGACATCACCATTGATAAGCCTTAAAGGAGGAGCTTCATTACTGAGCATAATCTCATCAAGATCATGGCCGATCACCGTGGGAACAACTTGAGACTTCCACACCAAAAAATTTGTTCGATCAAGCTTGACAGTTAAAGAAGAACTGAGAGAATTAGAAAAAGGATTCCAGGATTGAGTAAGAGGGAAAGCGTGAGTAGTGGTCTGAGGTAGAGGATCGGTGACTCCCATAGGAGACGAGTCGTCGCCGGAAGAAGCCATGGACGTCAATCAatgatgctctgataccatgaaaGAGAATGCAAAGAAAGAAAACAGAGTAATGAAAACCTCAGAACAAAATGCTTAGAAAGCTTGAGCATTGTTCATTGAGTACCTCTTTATTTATATGCATTGAGAATCAATACAACCAAGCACTAATCTGTTATAACAGAATTGGTTACAAAGAAAAGAGCTAAGTAAATTTGAGCTACACTAACAGTTTCCTAACTAACTAACCACATGGTTGGTTATCACATGAATAATAATCTCATAAATACTAAATCAGATAATTGAATATAACAATGTCAGATGAGTACATTTCACTAATACCAGATGTATTAAATTCAGAAATACCAACAAAAATACACCAATAGAGAAAATTACATCTCACAAcccataattaattttatttacaaattaacctcaaaaattttaattacaaaaataacgtTTTTTACACCGCATATAAAAATAATACATACCTCATATAAGAATTGACAACActaaataatcatttaattatCTCTCTTCTATATAACTTTTAGAAAAAAGTATGGCCACACCGTTGATCATTTTGGCTCAAGAGTGGTATCATCACGACCTACTCTTCaaggtgatcattttgatatgttgGAAGAATATATTTTCTCACTGTCACCAGAATCAAAAGTAATCATTTGGTTGCTTATAAATACCAATTAGATACTGATTGGTTAccttgttacaaaaaaaaaatattttagttaattaacttcaagcttattttcaaaatttggttAATCGGTTTATGTTATGTATGAAAAGTAACTTTTTAGGAGTAACTCTAagtttatgttatgaaaaaaataaccaattggtattattttctaaTAAGTTATTTATGGTAATTTGGAATTAGATTAACTTTTTATACTATATGATGACTAATTATGTTTTAAAATAGATTTGAAAGTAATGTAAAAGTATCTAAAATAATaagacactacaacaatttttagtatatattacattaaaaaataacacataTTTAAAAGTGTTATTAATAAGCAATTAAAAAAAACACGGCCCCATATGTGAAATTTcatttggcgccatatgaaatatataactaggcgccaaatgaaaataaGAGACACGGAAGCACACAGTAAACTAGTCTCAGCCTCCGAACCCCTAGCCTCCATTGAATCCCTAATTTCTGCTTTCGTCTCTTtgcctctctttctttctttctttcgtcTCTTtgcctctctttcttctctttgcTTCTCTTTCTTTCTGGTTTCCTAGTCTCTTTCTTTGCTTCTCAGCTTCTCTTTTTTTGCTTCTATTTCTTGCTTCTCTTTGCTTCtcagcttctctttctttctcttttctttttcgtCTACACAATCACGTTATTCTCCTCCACTCACTCTCGTCTACACAACCACTCACTCACTAATTTATGGTTTCGTCTCGTCATTCTCTGCCTCACGCGAGTCTCTGGAGCACACGACGTCGGTGAGAGCTTCCGGAGGACACAACGGAGGTCATTTTTCTGGTTGTCTCGTCTATCTCTGCCTCACATAATGATTCTCCCCTGCTGGAAGCAAGAACATCTTTGTGAGGTGAGTTTTTTTtatacaaatttcatataatcaatatataaatatagggtgaACTTCTAGGGTGATTTATAATctgatttcattttttttatattatattcaaaGCTAGAGAAATAACAAAACCTGTGTGCATacaacacatatacatatatatagtagcATTTTGTGTTTCATCTCGATTTTGTGTTTCATCTCAAGTAAAGTGCTTCATACACTTTCTTTCCACTCAATTTTTAGGGAATTGGGATTTGTGTGGTGGGTTGATTGATTGGGTTTTCGCTGTTTGATTGAAAACTTTCAGGGCTTTAGCGCCCCTGGCCGTTCATATCCATGATCATCAGCGTTCCATGGACCCATCTCTAGTGCAAAACTCTCCTTCattagaggaagaagaagaagaaaaagacgaGTGGGGTATGTAATGTATTCTTTTGACACTTTCATTTCTTcactttttatgtatttattttaacTTTCCCAAGTAACCCTCTTGTTTGGTTTCCCAGAAAATTACTGAAAAAAATGCAAAATAAGTGTGAAAGTTTGGTTTTTTATTGCTCAAGTTGTAATGGGTTTGTATTGAGTGTGATATATTAGCCCAAGTGACTCATTTGGTTGAACGAGCTCAATTTATGTATGTATTGCATTATATACAGATTTGATATTCTTTTCATAGCACTGTTAGAGGATAATTGCATAAGAATTGGACATTGATTGTTTGAATTAAGTGTTTGGTTGGTGTTGCGAATGCCAAAGGTTTGTTTCATAGTTGCCATATTTGATTCATGGCCAGTTAAATGAGTTGCCTTGCATTAAAATCTTAGGTTTAGatttttgtttcccctgagttTTCTAATTTTGAGTATGCATTTACCATTCTTAATGTGATGTTATATGATGAAACAATCTGTTTGTTTTCCAGCTAAAGTTGGAAATGAAAATTGAGTGAATTCCCATTTTTTCTTAACGTCTATAGAAGTAAGTAAGGGTCAAGGTAGCGAGATTTAGTTTCTGATTAAACAAAGTTTTCCTTTTGGGGTTATATATGTTTTGAAGCTTCCATTGTCTACGCATATCCAAATATTGGCATTTTCTATAACAAGAAACAAAATGTTAGATGCAACTTTTAAGTGGGTTCCTCAATTGGGATTATTCATATCTATTAGCATTGTCAACAATTAGTGGAGGTGCATAAGAAATGGGGATCTGGGTTTGTTGTGATATGATATTATTGTTCGCAAAAAGCTGTGAAAGATTATATGGAAAACCGTCAAATCAGTATAAGAGACCTAAACATGTCACATCATATTTAGGTGCTTACACGTGGTCTATCTTATGACATAATGTGTCTATTCCATCCTCTAGTTGTCTCAGAAATGATCAGGGCACTGAACTGAACTAGATGCCATTTTCAATGTGTCACCAGCTTCTCTTTCTTGCTTCTCTTTGCTTCtcagcttctctttctttctctttttttttttcgtcTACACAACCACGTTATTCTCCTCCACTCACTCTCGTCTACACAACCAATCACTCACTAATTTCTGGTTTCGTCTCGTCAttccactacaacaattttgcttATATATTACGTTCAAATATTACGTAAATTTGGAAGTGTTATAAATATAtcctaataaaaaaaaaagctgaAATTTTACCCAAAAGGCGGCAAGTGACCCAATCACTCACGAAGTTGTTAGTTTCttctatagtttttttttctttttcagatttcaaattaatatcaagaaagtgttttgaatattgattatatatatttgtttctaaTTGAGATAACACAGAAAATTAAAACTAGAGAGGTTGTATGCTAGCTAATTCAAACACTCACAGGGCCTCTCTTTCTCACGCTCTCCTCTTTCCCTCGCCTCTCTCAAATTTCACCTCACTGAAGCCTCTCTCGGAGTAGCTCAAGAGGTAaggtattttgtttttttttttaactttgattttgATATTTAGTGTTTTAGTTTGTTAAGTAAAACTTGTATtgatttttgttttggttttgggGTATTATCAGTGATTTGGGTGATGTCTCTAGAAAGATTTTTATCGCAAATCTAAGGCTCAAATCATAGAGATTGAGTTGTTTGTTTGCGTCAGCTGTTTCACCTCAAAACAAACCAAACGGTTTGGCATTTCTAGAAAActgcatttattattttattgtattgAGAAGAAACCAATAAATTTGCACAGTAAAACACCCTCCAAGTATTTGCCATACAAGAGAAAATTGATTTGTTTAGTAGATTTTACATTTAATTTCACAAATGGTTCTACCATTTGGGAATGTCAAATAACTCATAATTCTTTATTCAAACTTTATTTCAAACTGGTTTTGGTGCTTGATTATCATTGTGATATTTGCTTTGTAGGACTTGCTAAACCTGCTCCTGTTATAGAAACTTTTTGTACCGATGAATTAGTTTTGCAGCATGTGAAACTTGATGGAGTTGTTACTTTGGTTGATTCCAAGCACGCAATGCAACACCTTAATGAAATAAAACCAAGATTTGTGGTTAACGAGGCTGTAGAACAAATTGCTTATGCTGATTGTATTATTTTTGAACAAggtagagttttttttttaatcagaAAACAAGTTAGAGTGTATTCAGTGAATTTGACATTTGTTTTTAAAATGTGAGGTGATTCTGAGCTTTGAAGCTAATTGGATTCCAACTATTTCAGCAGATAGATTTAGTGCTAAGGTTGAGCTGGAGATATTGACCAAGAGAATTCAGGTGTTCTTTCTGAGATATTAATAATTGTATATAGTTTTAACGAATAACATATAAGAAGTTTTTGCTCCTATATGTGTCTTCCTCTGCTTATACTTCCAAAATGGAATATTCTCCGCTAACAGAAACCAAAGAATCAACTTTTGTATCCTATTCAGCTTTTGTGTTTCACTCtcataatacataattttttaaaaacttataCTCTTATGTGCACTGGTGCCAGCATATTAATGGGATGGCACAAATGAAGCAAGCTAAGTTTGGATCCGTTGACATGGACTTTATTCTTGGAGTGGGAGGTTATGATCTTGATAGGTTGTTAGCTTGTCTCTATGTTTCTGTGCCGTTCCATTCCAATCTTTCTTTCCACTTCATTCCAAtcttctttttattacttgtcttcaTGGATATAATGCAAACGTGTTAATGTGTTAATTTGCAGGATTGATTCTGAAGTTCAGGTAGATAATTCCTGTTCTATAACTCATCAACATGAAACTGGAAAaagtattattttctttctctgATTTTTCCTTTCCAAtcttttttctctgttttttttcctttaaatttatttgatttataaaGAGTATGGCTTCAAATcagaaaaaataatttatttggaGTGAATAGAATCTATATATAGCAAACTAGGTTTACTTGGCTTTGTTGACGATATGGATTTTATGTTGTAAAGAGTTCTTTCTTTATCTAGTGTACCTCTATGGTTGACATGTTTTTTGTAGTGTAGTAGACACAAGTATTTGGTTAGGTGGAATTTCTTTGTCTCTTATTTTGTGTTATGAATAGATTAGTGTTaatctaaatattttaattttcaattattaaaAAGAAATGCTATACTGACTCTTAACCTAAGCACTTTGTAGAGGCAAACTAATGCTAACATGGAATAGGACAAGATCCAAAATTCCCCAGGCTTCTCATCTTGACAAAGTGCATGATCAGCAACTGG
The Humulus lupulus chromosome 6, drHumLupu1.1, whole genome shotgun sequence DNA segment above includes these coding regions:
- the LOC133785560 gene encoding zinc-regulated GTPase metalloprotein activator 1-like — translated: MQLLSGFLNWDYSYLLALSTISGGLAKPAPVIETFCTDELVLQHVKLDGVVTLVDSKHAMQHLNEIKPRFVVNEAVEQIAYADCIIFEQADRFSAKVELEILTKRIQHINGMAQMKQAKFGSVDMDFILGVGGYDLDRIDSEVQVDNSCSITHQHETGKKCSNHHHHHNHVHNAAVTSVTIVFEGTLDIDETYISTYHIGRNSMKVFYAVKTFLDGCLQEKRQDTLCASNLSRETLIFVCIFQVK